The Danio aesculapii chromosome 11, fDanAes4.1, whole genome shotgun sequence region ttcaaatgcctaaaaagatcaaataataagtCAAACTCTCCAAATGATAactcaaactatcaaataataaatctaaatgcaTTCTCAAAtctatttgatatttaattttcatgatcAACTCAGTATAAACCTGtattaaatgataaatcaaaCGCTCAAACCGACACTGCAATTGATAAATCAAATGCAAATGAGGAGTGCTAATCAACCAGCCTGGGCCTAAAGCTTTGGGTCGGAAGAGTTAAGTGTGAACTATCAGTATCAAGGCATATTAACTAACAGGAACAAATTCTCTAATGTATTGTTTGCtcatgttattaaatgcattatctaatacaaccttattgtaaagtgctaccaACATTTCAAAGGTTGGAAAAGTTATTAGGGGTGTGATTGATTTCAGGCTGTATGtcaaataaagtcattatttcatAGAGGATATGCTGATTTTTATAGGCGCTGTATATGcatcatttgtgtttgttttatagcGTGAAACGAAATGAGTTTTTGCTTAAGTTtgctgctgtgtgtttgtgtttgcagtgcattgtgggacatCGAGACGGGCCAGCAGACCACCAGTTTCACAGGACACACAGGAGACGTGATGAGTCTGTCGGTCAGTCCCGACTTGAAGACATTCGTTTCGGGCGCCTGCGATGCCTCCGCCAAACTGTGGGACATCAGAGACGGGATGTGCAGACAGTCCTTCACTGGACACGTCTCCGATATCAACGCTGTCTGCGTATGTGCTTTAATATGCTCTTATTAGCAAGCCTGCtgtttgttttaacatttttacattatttgaataattacatacattaaatataaattattattattattattcaaatataatattaaatatgatatCAAATACAACTATTATAAattcatattaacatttatttatagtttacatTTAGCCATtgatatttgaataattttatgtagaaaatgcattaaaaattaattattattaaataaaatgttaaatattaattagattcaaatattattcattttacatttattcactgatattttaataattacatgGAACATCAAatgtaagtttttatttaaatataatttttattataatatttatttatattattcatttatattttacatttattcatgttttacatttttttttatatttgaattacgtacattatcattattattattattatttaaatgttaaatattatttatttactgtgtgtgtgtgtgtgtgtgtgtgtgtgtgtacgcacacacacacacacagtaaataaataaactcatctctaataactgatttcttttctctttgccatgatgacagtaaataatattagactagatattcttcaagacacttctatacagcttaaagtgacatttaaaggcttaactagggtaattagggtaaagttggggtaattaggcaagtcattgtataacagttgtTTGTTCGGGAGACaattcaaaactaatattgctgaaggggttaataatattgaccttaaaatggtgtttaaacaattaaaaactgcttttattctagccaaaatgaaacaaataagactttctccagaagaaaaaatattagaggaaatactgtgagaaattcctgaatctgttaaacatcatttgggaaataattgaaaataaaattcacaggagggcgaataattttgatgtggcagaattgacaataaagctaaaTTTTGATTCTGTATTTTACCGTTCCAGTTCTTCCCAAATGGAAACGCCTTCACGACGGGCTCAGATGACGCCACCTGCAGGCTGTTTGACCTGCGTGCGGATCAGGAGCTGATGATGTACACTCACGATAACATCATCTGCGGCATCACCTCTGTGGCCTTCTCCAAGAGCGGACGCCTGCTGCTGGCCGGATACGACGACTTCAACTGCAACGTCTGGGACACTTTAAAAGGAGAACGGGCGGGTGAGAAACTATTGCTCTTTCTCTGCTTTTCAATGTTTAACAGGTTTAGTGCGTGCATATACATAGTGAGACACGATAGCTTTCTCTCTGCTTTTCAATGGGTTTTTAAACGTTTAATAGGTATAGTGCATGCATATATAGTTTATGtcgtatttattttgtataataaatcTTAAAGTCAAATTTTGTactatttgtgatttttttttttctttttcacctttttaattttaatttcttttttaagcaTTTGATCTTtaagatttttatattttgtcattatttttgaatttttttattgcctttgtttttctttatttatttgatctttttaagttaaattttttttttctatctacattttatgtctttttatcatttgtgattttctttttagtttctttaaacttttttgcattgttttatattcttttatgttATAATTTTCATTTGGTTTTATCATTTAgtatattgtatacatttttattttgttttacttatttatttgtaatatatttttatggattttatttttattttgcttcgaTTAATTATAAGacttaatttattactttttttttgtacttattgatgtattttatttttgcattgttttacatTAGTGATTtagttttacataatttttttatttacatttatttttatttgtaatttcatttgttttttgtttattttgctgtaattataacactttatttactttttttgtacttttatttattaattattattttattttaacttgtattttttttttttgcttttattttgtaatattctcatgtatttgttttattttgcttcaaTTTTGCTTctccttttaatatttttttgtaattttattttattttaactttcaaTTGAGTTGCATTATGATAAtatcggcagctagctctctgcaactctcacggtcagtacctggatgggagaccacataggaaagctaagttgcagctggaagtggtgttagttagGCCACCAGGGGTggtcaacctgcggtctgtgtgggtcctagcgcctcaatatagtgaaggggactttatactgctcagtgagcaccgtctttcgaatgagatgttaaactgaggtcctgagtCTGGTGtgaccctggcatcctggccgaatttgcccactggcctctgtccatcatgtccTCCTAATAtcggtgtcaaaatgaattgtttcttctgtgctagcgatgcagacgcggacaattagGTATCGGTTCGGTAATTATCATAAACGGTTatttatgtactgatgtcatttatcacaTATGTGCTATATtgtggtagcttactatggcgaaggaggcgaggcCAACTATGTAGAACGTAGACACTGTGCAcagttcactgtgtgtgtgtctctgctggatagtctttcactgacacttaagTTACAGAAGTTATGGAGAAAACGAAAGTAAACTTTATTTCTCTCCGTCTCTACCCGTCTCTTTTTCActgtggacctttgacctgctggtgtgaGGTTACGTTTCCTCTCCTcacggctgttacagcgatacttctggatacagacacgagcatCTATCATGGATCCGCTGTGATCTTTGCTGCCGTTTATCAACGGTGAACAGCACCAGGgtgttagagccaatcgcagccctttctgttgagcatgtgaccaatcaTAAGGGTGTAAGAACTCGCTTGTAAACCCTCAGAAAGCAAtcgggatatttacatttgtttatttgctatgaaTGCATCAGTGATGTTGTTGTGCATGTACTGAGTTTTTaaggtacagtacatatatctAAACTgtatatggaaagcatcgtcaatgcactaaAATATCGAGTTGAACccaatcgatggcatgataattatAACTGAActatgagaccagtgtaggttcatacCCCTAccccctaaccatccccatatcataattggcttcatcactgtctcctctccaccagtcagctggtgtgtggtgtgtggtctggctcAATATGGCTGGCGTCGTGTCATGCAGGTTGATACTGCACACTgggggtggatgaggagattccccccaaaattgtgtgtaaagtgctttgagtgtccagaaaagcgctaaataaatgtaagggattattattgttgatataTTTTAATCTCTCTCTCTTCAGGCGTCCTGGCTGGCCACGACAATAGAGTGAGCTGTTTAGGAGTAACCGATGACGGGATGGCGGTGGCCACGGGATCATGGGACAGTTTCCTTCGGATCTGGAATTAAAGTCTCCAAATTCCAGTTTCCTTTTGCTCCCATTTTCTACGTCTTTCCGCAGCGGCTCCTCTGTATTCCAGTTATTATTACACATGATTTTCAGTATGTAGTTTAATCCCGTGGAAAATCGCCACGCGAACCACATAAAGAGATTATTAAAGTGTCATTgtgtaatatgtaaatatacatgtatatgaatatagatatggtatatatgTACAGCATTACGTGTATGTATATACCATAtagtatatacatacatagtgttcatgtatatatttttctaGTCGATCATTGGCCCATGACATTTTTATTAATCCGTCacgttttgtattttattttctgtttcgTGTACATAGAAAACGACGCTAAACTAGATGGAACATTCCGACGCCAGTCTGTATTACAAAATATTTGTGAGGTTTTCATGCGTTGGACGACAAAAGTGTGCTTTTTATGCAGACGACctctgtatttgttttgtttttattattattatttgacatgCCACTAAATCAATCATCATTTATTGGTGCTTGAGGGTGTTTGGAAAGACGGCACTGAATTTTCTCACAGCCTTGAGACTGAATGTTTAACTCTGCGCCTTATTTTTAAGGCGTTTCTTAATTTTGATCTATAAAGAAATTTATAATCTGTCTGCCCTCTGCTTAGCCTTAAATACTTGCGATTACGATAGAAATAATCCTAGTATATCAATTCTGCTTCTTGGTGCTTTAAAaggaaatttaattaaataacactcgccttattctgttttttattgttgcttttatgattaaaaatgacCACAAACCGTCCTCTTAAATTTGGTGGAATTGCAGTGTTACAAAGATTTAGTGCTGTTAAGCGATTATTcgcatataaaaaaaaagtttgtttacattataattgtgtgtgtgtgtgtgttcaaagtgtttattttataatgtattttatattacaaaaaaCCTAAactatacacacaaacaaaattaatGTACATTATGTAACTACAAACATTTATTATGTATGCTATAAATCGCATATAAAATAGGTTTTATATAaaattgtgtgtatatgcatgtatgtttgtgtgtgtgtgtgtatattagggctgcacaatatttgaaaaatctgacattgagatattttgttttgctgcaatattgCAAATTTAATATTTCACTGGATAAGTTAAATTAGCTCTATTTAGAAAGATTTCATAAATTTAGATCAACTCAGATAATCAAGTCTGTTTCTACGCAGTgcgtctgcataaaatataataaattacaagcatatataaatacgacAGATCAAAAaagaagttaaataaacagtgctttataggTATTTAGAGTGTGTTTAACAGTAATCACGTACAGAAATtcaaacaatcaaacataaaataacttggtcatcattttgtgtgtgtgtttatttatatatatatatatatatatatatatatatatatatatatatatatatatcaatcattcagaatgcagataaaaCCCTATAATtccctataaatatatatatatgcatgctcaAGCAATAGCGATTGTTCAGCCCTAGtgtacaaaatacacacacacacatatatatatatatatatatataattacacatatacatacatgcatatcttgaaaaatatctagtaaattattatttactgtcatcatggcaaagataaatgtgttgaaaaaaaatattctgtcagttaaacagaaattggggaaaaaaataaacggggggctaataattctcacttcaactgtatatatgagtgtgtatatatgtatatatatatatatatatatatatatatatatatatatatatatatatatatatatatatatatatatatatatatatatatatatatatatatatatatatatatttatattacacacACGTAGGTGTGTAAATATTTTaagtatataaattatatatgtacatttatatatatatacataacaaatatacacagcacacatacattccaatacaaacttttattttgtgattAGTTGCAATTAATCGTTTAACAGCACTACGGTAAACAGTATACCTATATAATTTTTGGTTTTCTATATTAAGCTAAATTGGAATCATTTGAATGGTGATACAGGTGGAAATGAAGAACACTACCTGGCCAGGATGATGAATCCGAGTCACTATATTTGGatgaatttttatataataatcgCAGAAAAGAGCGATGAAGCCGTTTACTCACTTTCGCCATACATGTATAAGTGCCATCGGTTCTGACATCGATCTCTGTTTTTTCAGATGCGTGTCAGAGTCCAGCTCTTTCACCtaaactgatttaaaaagaacatttgtGCCATTGTTGACGCTCTTAACACCTCATATAACTGTGAATAGCATTTACAATCTTTCTCTTACttcacatttttatataaaagggAATTGGAAAGCAGCTTGAAATTATTTTGAGGTATTAAGTGTATTTTCATCCTTAGACAGTATGAAGATGCTTTTTTTTGCGTAAATAAAAACCCTTGCATTGTTCTGAGCTGATTAACACGCCGTAaagaattttttaaattgtttttatgatgttttgAGATGATTAACTGTGAAAAGGGATGTGTTTAAGTAATTATGTCTCACTTTTAATTCAACAATTTGAACAGGAATTTATCTGCTGGTGTTATAAGTATTGGTTAGATTTAAGTCAGATTTCTATTGTTGGTACTGTAGAGGTTGCAAGATTGCTAATCAGTGATTATTTCTGTGGATGTTTTGTTATGATCATGTTGAAGATTTCAGTGGTTGGTTCTGGATCAGTCAAAACCAACAGTTTTAACATAAGTTCAGATTTTGACATCATTTCCAAACGTTCAACAAGCCAAACCACTCAAACTCAGCAACAAGAGAGCATTTTAGTATTACTTGTCTGAACCCTGATGCTTTAAGTATTCACAATATACTTTTGGCTCAATTGTATCTTACgtaagtttgttttatttgagcCAATAAAACCAGGAGTGTGGTGCCTTGTGTACTTTCACAGTGCCATAATttcaaataatcatttttaataacattttgtttCTCAACTTTTTTGGTATTTGTAAAGTAACATGGTGATGATGATGCTGCCATACACTGATATTGTAACCAATAAAAAGACTTTTAACCATATTTCATGAGTATTCCGTTTTATTGACTCCTTTAATGTGGTTATATGgggttttaatcatttattcgtTTACAAATAAATCACGTTGGTGTGTATACGAAGGACGAGCGCTCAATATTTGTAATTCAGGTAAAATACGTTTCATATTTCGTTCCCTGAATTTGTGTGGTTATATTTTCATTGGTATACTTTGGATTTTAATCTGAGGGAAGTTACACGACATCTGATCAAAATAATCAGCTATTCGTTCGAACGGGTGGTCTTTATGTTTAATTCGGGTAACATACGCTTCATATTTCGTCTTTATAATGAAAACTTTCATAAATAGCCGATATAATTAGCTGTTTAAGCTTACCTCAGAAACTCGCGCCACTTCCTGTCAGACTGCCGGAGCCATTTTAAAAAGCGCGGCAATCCATCGAGCGTCAAATGATAGACCTTTACGGAGGGGGCTTACGTATATAAAAACTTCGAAGACACTTTATTATTCGGAAAATAAATCTGAAGACGACTTGTTTAACACTGCCCAGTAAATACAAGGTTTTTAAGACGCATCATGATAAAGAAAAGTGTGTATTTGGACATCAATTAAATATCCAAGTCTATAATGTCATCCATTTCATCAACTGTATTAAATCTAAACGTTAGATTTAGCTTCACACAATAATGGAATGCATACAACAGTTTAGTAATATCTgactattatttttaattacacagCAGAAGCTTTACACTAGAATTCAGGATATCACATGTTTTTAGAAACAAGAACAGTTCATAAAGAGAATACTGATATACTGGGTTAGAAACTACCAAGGAACATATAGAAAATAGGCTTTGTGATTAAAAGGCAAATCTACAAAATTGTATTTCCCTGTCTGATGACATAAACTCTGTTTCTGAAGAAAAAAGGCTCTGTGAAAAAGGCTAGGTAAAAGTTTGTTATGAAAGTTTTAACTTCATTATGTTGATGCTGAAAAGCAAAAGCTCTCAGATGTGGTTGTTCTTCTCAAGTTTTCCATAGGACATGTTCATAGTGTTAAGTTTTCAAGTTCCAGCAAAACTCAATCTCTGTTCAGAAAAACCTCAACCCAAaccagttttaatttaataatacaaattttgtcCAGTTAAACTACAAGTAACATTTGTTCCCCTCCACATTCCTCGCAACATCTGGTGAGTGGAGAATTCCCGAAACAGCAGGGCGCAACGGAGGGCGTACAGTATTCACGGGTTACATCACTCTCTGGATGGAGCCGACGTCCGTGTGAACTCAGAATCAGGGCTGAAGACGCAAATACTGGGAGCTGAAATCCTCCAGCTGCTTTTCCAGAGCTGTGGCTTTATGTCTGTGAATAAAGGAAACCATTAATACAGACACTAACTAAATTACTGTTTCCTTATAGTATAGttacttttattgttgttgttgttgatgcgATCATATATAGTCAGCCAAGATGCATAACAATTTCCAGCTGATACAGCGCTCAGTTTAACACAGGAATACTACTTAAGCTAAAGCCACACAAATacgttttcattattattattatttttccattaTTACTAATGCATATTTTTATCTGGTTTGGTCTCCTGTCCAAATGCAGACAGCATTTTAAGccaataaaaacatgcatttttgaAAACGCACTTCATTTTTATGTCACTCTGGACTGTGAAATTGTTTCTCAAATGTTGGTCATCCACACTGAAAGCACTATAACGACTGTATATACAGCATAGCCTTAAAATACACTTAATATATAGTGGTCGACATCTGCACTGGAATCAAAGTTGGTCTAAAACTATTTAACAATACCCattcttgtctttttttctttgtcgttttttgatccacttcacatgttgaatactgtatatttacagtacagaCAATTACTTGCGAAATAAGCCCCAAAACAGAAAATTAATTGTCAAAACTCCAATCCCAGAAAATTAATTGTCAAAACTCCAATCCCAGAAAATTAGTTgtcaaaaaactaaattatttgacaaaacaaaacaatcaaagcCTCAAAACAGAAAATGAATCGTCAAGGCCTCAAAACAATTTTACATTTGTGAGTGGACTGAAGAAAAAGTTCATTTAGAATTATCTAAATTAAAATTATCTGAAGACACAACACCGTGTCCTCACTGCAAGTGAAGTGACATGCGATAAAAGGCATCTTTTCCATTTAAGGAGTTTTCATCTTAACCATTCGTGATGACGATGTggaaaatttctattttagaaatactTTCTATTTCCACGACATCGCAGCAGAACAACaaccatggtttccgctacattcattcttctatggcggggcgccacgccaagattcatcccgccacggctacattacagcttctcattcaaaacattcaattactttaatagcgggtgataatcgcaccaaaacgtattaaagggtaagtgaattataacagcgcaaacttttctgtaaccgtagtagtgctgtgcgtcatttgtttaaccctttaaggttacgtgctggctgactgactgactataacaggtgcgtgatgcgtgaggccagaaaacacgacgtatagccgttttactttatttcaggatgcatttataccggaggcattcataaatattcctagcaaatctaataaatgttggagacatactcgttacataaacgcactcaatcgcacctcagcagcgtttatttgagagcgcacaagaagatctgtgcGCTCTCAAAGCGGCTTATATTTTAGGGTTGCGTGAAACAAGTTGTGCACGAGCAAAAAAAAATCGGCACGCAATCAAAGAGATCCGCAcactcgtaggctattacataaatgcgatctcgacttctaatactgcgctcacgacatttgtcattgaaataacgcaacaggtagttagtagatctgtgtaaaaaagccctgccgccacagctggaaaaaatcctagaggaaacactgaaccgcataaactactatgacaatgatcacctcaggtactgattatgggctttattcagtgttaaatgctaccaatacGAATTTTAATACCATTTTACGTGGCATTAATTGCCATactcaaagcagcagcagatagttcaccttagatattgaaaataaaataaccagcAGACGATTTGAATCAAAAATtgagtgcaaaccaacaacaatCACTCAGTTgcctattaataatattaaagatatTTAGCTGTGTATTAATTACAGGGTCCCCACACTTCTTAAAATCATTGGAAAGtccttgaatttcagacatatgaattcaaggcctggaaagtgcTTATAAACAAACACAGGTCTTTggaagtgcttgaattaaatttgtttacgtgttatttcaacaattgtcaCGCTGctgtcaaaaaacaaaaatcatatttaatatttaatataaaaatatattacatttaaatcttgtacaagAGTTGTGACAAACAATGCACATTTTATCAGTATTATAGAActagtttttaatttaacaaattgTATTAAAGTCCTTTGAACAATACTGTTTAAAACAGTCTACGACACGTTGAAGACATCATCATTGCTCTGATATTGGATGTAAATATTGTGTAAGTGAAATGTATGAAATGTAGTACAGTAAGGAATTTCATGgtgaattacaaaggtgcttgatttgaaattaatggtgctttgagagagagagagagagagagagagagacagaaagaaagagagagagagagagagagagagagagagagacagagacagaaagagagagagagagagatttttaattttattgccatttcagcttctatggctatttcatggcaaaaataaataaataaaaagagatcAATTTTATcacgttttataaataccaattttctaaaattataaaaatattctaacaattaaaagtaatcaacagcaataaataatatacaaggtaaaatacaaaaatattaatgataatatataagaaaataataaaaataataaataataaaaatctaaaacagttttttaaggaTTCCTTTtgattaaaattgtacatttttagatggatttggtgctttaaaaagtccttgaatctacTTTTTTataaagagtgggaaccctgtaattagattaaaaacattacaatttaaTTGAGAGTGCGGTGGCTGATATTTATGCGTTGCTGTTGCATGGCGTGTTGTTAGCACACAGTGTTAATGATAGCTGACCTGAGCACTTTGGATCGGTTTTGTACAGTTTCCAGCTTCTGGATCTTGTCGGTGAGGCGTTGGATGTCATTCTCCAGGTCCTTCTGGGTTATGTCAACCTGTTGGCAGAGTCGGGCGAACGTGCTGGCGATTTCTCTGCATCATAAACACAACAACACTTTTACcaactataaataatattttacaaacgTCGCATATGCACAAAACTGGGACAAAAATACGGCACCTCCCATGCCAAAATTAAGATCTATAACAAAACTAATTTGAAGGAAAAATGTGCGCAGCTGTAAGCAAACTCCAAGTAAATagatttaacttaaatattgacttaattgaaCTATTTTCAGTTGTCATATGACAGAATTaacgttaatttatttattaatgataattttACATATGTTCACTGTTAGTGAAAATGTTTCTATGCAAAGTTTTTGAAAAACAGACCCCGGTTCCACaaaaaaaagctgcaaaacagAAAGCCAATGAAAATTATTCACCAAAAAAAGCTCCCAAATAAAACATTAATCTCCCCAAAGcgatatgaaagacaaaggcctctagatgaggcttatttgagcacaataaaatatgatcatgccttgattatgaatgatttgattaggacagtaaggtctgactctgcttagactaaagtctgctcactgaaccttcaataatgtccagtatagaatatgtggtcatgctgcagtggaaacagaatgaatatagtgtctgactccatcatgagcttggaggactgcatccatacatctctgcaatgactcaaatcactgattaataaactcatctggaatggcgaagaaagccttcttgcaggactcccagagttcatcaagagtctttgtgttcatcttcaacgcctcctccttcatcttaccccagacatgctcaataatgttcatatctggtgactgggctggccaaccctggagcagcttgaccttctctgctttcaggatctttgatgtggaggctgaagtatgagaaggagcgctatcctgctggagaatttgccctctcctgtggtttgtaatgtaatgggcagcacaaatgtcttgatacctcaggctgttgatgttgatcatccactctgcagacctcTCGCACgctcccatactgaatggaaccccaaaccatgatttctccttcaccaaacttgactgatttctgtgagaatcttgggtccatgtgggttccagtaggtcttctgcagtattggtgataaTTGATGCAGATAAacagatgatccatcagaaaaatccaccttctgacacttttacagatGATCAacgagaagtcaagttaatatttgttgctcttaaaaccgAGATCCACCaccagacttttgtcagatagtgtatattatttaataaaacactaaataatttactacaaagcattttcagtttGAGTTTTCAGCCAAGCATAAAAAATTGGTGCTGGCACAAAATTTTTAATTAGTGTTATTTAATTAGAATTATTTGAGCTCACAGCTAGAAACTCCActttttaagactgcatttttagattcttGACCATTctaatgtgtttatatttgatcatatatttttctATGTTGAATATTTTTGCATGTTTGATTTATTGTAGCGCTTTGAGTTTTAGAAAAGCGCATTATGAAGAAGATTCATCATCATTACTCACTGCTGCACTTGATGGCTGCAGTTTGAGCTGGTGAAACTGATGATCATTTGCAGTCTCTCGGTGGCGTAATCCACAAACTGCTTCTTCAGGGCTCTTTCCTTGGCTTTGGTGGTCCAGGTGAGTCTTTCGTACAGGTACAGCAGACCGTACATACTCATGGAGAGAGCAATCAGACGCCAGCCT contains the following coding sequences:
- the gnb4b gene encoding guanine nucleotide binding protein (G protein), beta polypeptide 4b, which translates into the protein MSELEQLRQEADQLRNQIRDARKACSDSTLSQMTASLDSVGRIQMRTRRTLRGHLAKIYAMHWGSDSRLLVSASQDGKLIIWDGYTTNKMHAIPLRSSWVMTCAYAPSGNYVACGGLDNICSTYSLKTREGNVRVNRELAGHTGYLSCCRFLDDNQIITSSGDTTCALWDIETGQQTTSFTGHTGDVMSLSVSPDLKTFVSGACDASAKLWDIRDGMCRQSFTGHVSDINAVCFFPNGNAFTTGSDDATCRLFDLRADQELMMYTHDNIICGITSVAFSKSGRLLLAGYDDFNCNVWDTLKGERAGVLAGHDNRVSCLGVTDDGMAVATGSWDSFLRIWN